GGGTAATAGAGTTAGCTTTGGTCAAAGAAATATCTATTAAGTGCTTTTTGCCATCAGCTACGCCTTTACGGACAGCCCCAATTACATCGCTGGCTTTACCTACCCCCACGCCGACTTGACCGCGTTCGTTACCGACAACTACGATCGCGCGAAAGCTGAGTTTTTTGCCACCTTTGACGACTTTACTAACGCGGCGAATTTGAATTACCCGCTCTTGAAAAGCAACTTCTTTTTCTTTAGTGCGACTGAGTTTACGACGCTCTTTTGCCATAAGATTTTCCTGGGTGATTTTGCTTGAGACTCTTAAAATAGTCTGACAAGTTAATGAATAATCTGTTAGAACTCTAAGCCAGCTTCTCTAGCGGCATCAGCCAAAGCTTGAATCCGACCGTGGTATATGTTTCCACCGCGATCAAAGACAACTTTTTGAATACCTTTGGCGATCGCTCTTTCTGCCACTAGTTTCCCAACTTGGGTCGCTGCATCTTTATTGGAGCCAGATGCGAGTTTTTCCCGCATTTCGGGTTCTAAGCTGGAAGCGGCGGCTAAGGTATGTTGCTGCGTATCATCTATCACTTGAGCGTAGATATGTTGGTGAGAGCGAAACACAGCCAAACGAGGGCGTTCTGCACTTCCATCGACTTTTTTGCGGACGCGACGGTGACGACGTTGAATTGATTCTCTGCGAGTCAGTTTCATAACTTACTTCTTACCTGCCTTTCCAGCTTTACGTCTGACTACTTCACCAGCATAGCGAATCCCTTTACCTTTATATGGTTCGGGAGGACGAACGGCGCGGATTTTAGCAGCCGTGTTGCCCACAATTTCTTTATCTATACCGCTAACTGTGACGTTAGTGTTGTTTTCTACAGTAAATTGAACTCCTGATGGCGGTTCAATTTCTACAGGGTGACTGTAACCAACCGCCAAAACTAAGTTTTTCCCTTGGACTTGGGCACGATAACCCACGCCAATAATCTCTAGTTTGCGTTGAAATCCTTGAGATACCCCTTCTACCATGTTGGCGACTAGGGTACGAGATAAACCATGCCGTTGACGAGCAGGACGGGATTCATTGCGGCGATTGACCACTATTTGCTCCCCTGCTTGCTCGATTGAGACTTCGGCAGGTATGGTTCGGGAAAGTTCCCCTTTAGGTCCTTTAACGACGACATTTTGACCATCGATCGCTACAGTAACCTTATTGGGTACATCAATTGGACGTTTGCCAATACGAGACATGACTTGATTACTCCTTGAATTGTCAGTTGAAGGTTAGCAACTGACTACCAGACGTAGCATAATACTTCTCCGCCTACACCTTGACGGCGGGCATCTCTATCGGTCATGATGCCGCTAGAGGTGGAAACTACAGCAATCCCAATTCCACCCAAAACGCGGGGTAAATCTTTAGATCCGGAATAAACCCGCAAACCTGGTTTGCTGACCCGTTTGAGGGTGGTAATAATTGGTTGGCGACCCTTGCCTTTGTATTTCAAGGAGATGACCAAGTGACGTTCCACTCCTTCACCAGCTTCTTCATAGTCGTTAACAAAGCCTTCTGCTTTCAAGACTTGGGCGATGCTACGAGTCATGTTGGTTGATGGGACTTTAGTAGTTTGATGCCGCGCCATATTGGCGTTGCGAATGCGGGTGAGCATATCTGCGATTGTGTCGTTTACCGCCATTTTTTCCTCTTTAGCGCTCGGTTCCTCAATTATCTCGGAAAGGCATTCCCATTTCTTTCAGCAGGGCGCGACCTTCTTCATCGCTGTTAGCTGTGGTAATAATGGAAATATCCATCCCGCGAATCTGATCGATTTTGTCGTATTCAATTTCGGGAAATATTAGTTGTTCGCGGACTCCTAAGCTATAGTTACCGTTGCCGTCAAAGCTTTTGGGACTAATGCCACGAAAGTCGCGAATTCTGGGCAAGGCTAGGTTGATTAAGCGGTCTAGAAAAGCGTACATCTTGTCAGCACGCAGGGTAACCATGACCCCAACTGGCATCCCTTCACGGATTTTGAAGCCAGCGATCGCTTTTTTAGCTCTGGTAACTACTGGTTTTTGTCCCGTTATTTTGGCAATTTCAGCGACCGAAGATTCTAAAGCTTTAGCATTTTGAGATGCTTCCCCTAATCCTCGGTTGATGGTGACTTTTACCACTTTGGGGACTTGATGGATGTTGGTATACCCAAACTGCTGCATCAGTTTCGGGATGATCGTTTCTTGGTAGGTTTCTTTGAGTTTTTTATGCATATTTGATTACCTGGGCTTGGTCAGGCGATGGGTGTATTTTTAGGCTTTGTCAATAATTTCACCAGTTTTCTTCAGCATTCGGACTTTAC
The DNA window shown above is from Merismopedia glauca CCAP 1448/3 and carries:
- the rpsE gene encoding 30S ribosomal protein S5, translating into MAKERRKLSRTKEKEVAFQERVIQIRRVSKVVKGGKKLSFRAIVVVGNERGQVGVGVGKASDVIGAVRKGVADGKKHLIDISLTKANSITHPINGEGGGAKVMMRPAAPGTGVIAGGAVRTVLELAGIKNILAKQLGSNNPLNNARAAIDALSTLRTFKDVAEERGIPVENLYA
- the rplR gene encoding 50S ribosomal protein L18, producing MKLTRRESIQRRHRRVRKKVDGSAERPRLAVFRSHQHIYAQVIDDTQQHTLAAASSLEPEMREKLASGSNKDAATQVGKLVAERAIAKGIQKVVFDRGGNIYHGRIQALADAAREAGLEF
- the rplF gene encoding 50S ribosomal protein L6 → MSRIGKRPIDVPNKVTVAIDGQNVVVKGPKGELSRTIPAEVSIEQAGEQIVVNRRNESRPARQRHGLSRTLVANMVEGVSQGFQRKLEIIGVGYRAQVQGKNLVLAVGYSHPVEIEPPSGVQFTVENNTNVTVSGIDKEIVGNTAAKIRAVRPPEPYKGKGIRYAGEVVRRKAGKAGKK
- the rpsH gene encoding 30S ribosomal protein S8, which gives rise to MAVNDTIADMLTRIRNANMARHQTTKVPSTNMTRSIAQVLKAEGFVNDYEEAGEGVERHLVISLKYKGKGRQPIITTLKRVSKPGLRVYSGSKDLPRVLGGIGIAVVSTSSGIMTDRDARRQGVGGEVLCYVW
- the rplE gene encoding 50S ribosomal protein L5 gives rise to the protein MHKKLKETYQETIIPKLMQQFGYTNIHQVPKVVKVTINRGLGEASQNAKALESSVAEIAKITGQKPVVTRAKKAIAGFKIREGMPVGVMVTLRADKMYAFLDRLINLALPRIRDFRGISPKSFDGNGNYSLGVREQLIFPEIEYDKIDQIRGMDISIITTANSDEEGRALLKEMGMPFRDN